One genomic segment of Ipomoea triloba cultivar NCNSP0323 chromosome 9, ASM357664v1 includes these proteins:
- the LOC116030564 gene encoding FT-interacting protein 1: protein MSNQDDYKAKETKPQLGERWPHGGIRGGGGWLTSDRVTSTYDLVEQMHFLYVRVEKARDLPLNPVTASCDPYVEVKLGNYKGKTKHFEKRINPEWKQVFAFSKDKIQSSVLEVLVRDKEMVARDDYLGKVVFDMNEVPTRVPPDSPLAPQWYRLENRRGESKVKGEVMLAVWMGTQADEAFADAWHADAASVHGEGVYSVRSKVYVSPKLWYLRINVIEAQDVEPEDKSQPPQAFVKAQVGNQILKTKVSPTKTTNPFWNEDLLFVAAEPFEEQLVLTIENKTSSKDEQVGRLTLPLNTFEKRLDHRTVHSRWFNLEKYGFGVLEGDKRHELKFSTRLHLRGCLEGGYHVLDESTMYISDVRPTARQLWKQPVGILEVGILNAQGVQGMKTKDGRKTTDAYCVAKYGLKWVRTRTILDSLSPKWNEQYTWEVYDPCTVITLGVFDNCHLGGSDKPAKDSRIGKVRIRLSTLEMDRIYTMAYPLLVLQPSGLKKMGELQLAFRFTCLSLAHIIYLYGHPLLPKMHYLHPFTVNQLDSLRYQAMNIVAVRLARAEPPLGREVVEYMLDVDSHMWSMRRSKANFFRIVSLFSGAISMSKWLEEVCKWKNPVTTILVHVLFCILICYPELILPTIFLYMFLIGIWNFRFRPRHPPHMDTKLSWAEAANNDELDEEFDTFPTTKQEFTVKMRYDRLRSVAGRVQTVVGDIATQGERFQSLLSWRDPRASSLFIVFCLFTAVILYVTPFKMIALIAGFYYLRHPKFRSKLPSAPINFFRRLPARADSML from the coding sequence ATGAGCAACCAAGATGACTACAAAGCTAAAGAGACGAAGCCCCAACTTGGGGAACGGTGGCCACATGGAGGGATTCGGGGCGGAGGAGGGTGGCTTACCAGTGACAGAGTGACAAGCACCTATGATCTTGTCGAGCAGATGCACTTTCTTTACGTTCGTGTGGAGAAGGCGAGAGACCTGCCTTTAAACCCCGTCACAGCAAGCTGTGATCCTTACGTGGAGGTGAAACTCGGGAACTACAAGGGCAAAACAAAGCACTTTGAGAAAAGAATAAACCCCGAGTGGAAACAAGTCTTTGCATTCTCAAAAGACAAAATTCAGTCCTCAGTACTCGAAGTCCTAGTGAGGGACAAAGAGATGGTAGCACGAGACGATTATCTAGGGAAGGTGGTGTTTGACATGAACGAAGTGCCTACGAGGGTGCCCCCCGATAGCCCCCTGGCACCTCAGTGGTACAGACTAGAAAACAGGAGAGGAGAAAGCAAGGTAAAAGGAGAAGTCATGCTAGCAGTTTGGATGGGGACACAAGCAGATGAAGCCTTTGCAGATGCTTGGCATGCAGATGCTGCTTCAGTTCATGGAGAAGGCGTTTACAGTGTCAGATCAAAGGTCTATGTTTCCCCAAAGCTATGGTATCTGAGAATCAATGTAATCGAAGCACAAGATGTAGAGCCCGAGGACAAAAGCCAACCCCCACAGGCTTTTGTCAAGGCTCAAGTTGGGAACCAGATACTAAAGACTAAGGTATCCCCAACCAAAACAACCAATCCGTTCTGGAACGAAGACCTGCTCTTCGTAGCAGCCGAGCCATTCGAAGAACAACTGGTGCTCACAATCGAGAACAAGACCTCTTCGAAAGACGAGCAAGTGGGGAGACTAACCTTGCCCCTCAACACATTCGAGAAGCGATTAGACCACAGAACAGTCCATTCTCGCTGGTTCAACTTGGAAAAGTATGGCTTTGGAGTTCTCGAGGGAGACAAGAGACACGAGCTCAAATTCTCAACACGACTACACCTCAGAGGCTGCCTTGAAGGCGGCTACCACGTCTTAGATGAATCAACAATGTACATCAGCGACGTAAGGCCTACTGCTCGACAGCTCTGGAAGCAGCCAGTTGGAATACTAGAAGTTGGAATTCTAAATGCCCAGGGGGTTCAAGGGATGAAAACTAAGGACGGGCGAAAAACCACAGACGCCTATTGTGTGGCAAAATATGGCCTGAAATGGGTAAGAACTAGAACGATACTCGACAGCCTGAGTCCAAAGTGGAACGAGCAGTACACATGGGAGGTATATGATCCTTGTACAGTGATCACATTAGGAGTTTTTGACAACTGCCATCTAGGAGGAAGTGATAAACCAGCAAAGGACTCGAGAATTGGAAAGGTAAGGATTAGACTATCAACACTAGAAATGGATAGGATTTACACCATGGCTTACCCTCTTCTAGTCCTGCAACCATCAGGGCTTAAAAAGATGGGCGAACTCCAATTGGCATTCCGGTTCACTTGTTTATCCCTCGCGCATATAATCTATCTCTACGGTCACCCCTTGCTCCCCAAAATGCATTATCTTCACCCCTTCACTGTCAACCAATTGGACAGCTTAAGGTACCAGGCAATGAACATTGTAGCTGTGAGACTTGCAAGAGCTGAGCCCCCTCTTGGGAGAGAAGTTGTGGAATACATGCTGGATGTAGATTCCCACATGTGGAGCATGAGGAGAAGCAAAGCCAATTTTTTCAGAATCGTTTCGCTCTTCTCAGGCGCGATCTCCATGAGCAAATGGCTTGAGGAAGTTTGCAAATGGAAGAATCCAGTCACCACGATACTAGTCCATGTCCTCTTTTGCATACTCATATGCTATCCAGAACTCATACTTCCCACCATTTTCCTCTACATGTTCCTAATTGGGATATGGAATTTTCGGTTTAGGCCAAGACATCCTCCACATATGGACACAAAACTATCATGGGCTGAAGCAGCTAATAACGATGAACTCGATGAAGAGTTTGACACTTTCCCCACAACCAAACAAGAGTTTACAGTGAAGATGAGATATGACAGGCTTCGAAGCGTGGCAGGAAGAGTCCAGACTGTTGTTGGGGACATTGCAACTCAAGGGGAGAGATTCCAGTCTCTGCTGAGTTGGAGAGATCCTAGAGCTTCCAGCCTCTTCATAGTTTTCTGCCTTTTTACAGCAGTAATTCTTTATGTCACACCTTTCAAAATGATAGCTCTTATTGCAGGCTTTTATTATCTAAGGCACCCCAAATTCAGGAGCAAGTTGCCTTCGGCACCCATCAATTTCTTCCGGAGACTGCCTGCTCGAGCTGATAGCATGCTGTGa
- the LOC116029516 gene encoding uncharacterized protein LOC116029516: MPPKRSQSTAAVAHRTRSKLAAARPASPSASVARRLEFDAMSPHCPVAADDRSSSPHPSSAGDQPPFSSSVVGQPQMQPSALRSTTPVCRGSVANSSAENNDGQRQPKPKLTIRLPQSAGKGPLRPPSPPQISTSESSEYSPLQPLQPLSDNAFSNLFYCAALSSFHRSLSVKSFICQKRIVISDFTAKTGLIGKLKSCQLFTSVVTIDQFVRPVVYEFYANLAPELVCHNRVYIRGRMFEFGPASINHYFWSADSDDDFVEDMDRITAKLTGGAKTRWVAKDTIKAVDLTTSFALLHKITCTNWMPTKHHSYVKRSMAVLLYKIDQGVKFNLGKLLFQQILAARNGANNRKELILPNLIYGILVSQGFQKHDTEDYEAQSLPIKVDPRLLHGTHVDDLGAPDDSHHQTRSSSDGAIVETIHFLEEELVAIHDEQKRLACRRVKIDNILKRLRRDDAVNVDIPSEVASSSASSSNEESPASPSS, encoded by the coding sequence ATGCCGCCGAAGCGCTCGCAGTCGACCGCCGCCGTCGCTCACCGGACGCGGTCCAAACTCGCTGCCGCTCGGCCAGCTTCGCCGTCGGCCAGTGTTGCTCGGCGCCTGGAGTTCGACGCCATGTCGCCGCACTGCCCTGTCGCCGCCGATGACCGATCATCGTCGCCGCACCCCTCGTCCGCCGGCGATCAGCCCCCATTCTCGTCCTCCGTTGTCGGCCAACCGCAGATGCAACCGTCCGCCCTACGTTCAACTACACCTGTTTGCCGCGGTTCTGTGGCGAATTCTTCGGCCGAAAATAACGACGGCCAACGTCAACCGAAACCGAAACTAACCATTCGGTTACCGCAGTCTGCAGGCAAAGGCCCGTTACGTCCTCCTTCTCCTCCTCAAATATCAACGAGTGAATCATCAGAGTACTCTCCCCTCCAGCCTTTACAACCTCTCTCAGATAATGCCTTCTCTAATTTATTTTACTGTGCTGCATTATCATCCTTCCATCGTTCGTTGTCTGTCAAAAGTTTTATATGCCAGAAGAGGATTGTGATTAGTGATTTTACTGCAAAAACGGGTCTTATTGGTAAATTAAAATCTTGCCAATTGTTTACTTCTGTGGTTACAATTGACCAGTTTGTTAGACCCGTTGTGTATGAGTTTTATGCTAATCTGGCTCCGGAATTGGTCTGTCACAACCGAGTTTATATTCGGGGTCGAATGTTTGAGTTTGGTCCAGCTAGTATAAATCATTACTTTTGGTCTGCTGATTCTGATGATGACTTTGTTGAGGATATGGACCGGATTACTGCCAAGTTGACAGGTGGGGCTAAAACTCGGTGGGTTGCAAAGGATACTATTAAGGCTGTCGACCTCACTACATCCTTCGCACTGCTGCACAAGATTACTTGTACGAATTGGATGCCGACCAAACATCATTCCTATGTCAAGAGGTCCATGGCTGTGCTTCTCTACAAAATTGACCAGGGTGTCAAGTTTAATCTCGGTAAATTGCTCTTTCAGCAGATACTAGCCGCTCGGAATGGTGCAAACAACAGGAAGGAGCTGATTTTACCTAACCTTATTTATGGTATTCTTGTTTCACAGGGATTTCAGAAGCATGATACCGAGGACTATGAGGCTCAATCTTTACCTATTAAAGTAGATCCTCGCCTGTTACATGGGACTCATGTTGATGATCTTGGTGCTCCTGACGATTCCCACCACCAGACTCGGTCCTCATCTGATGGTGCCATAGTCGAGACTATCCACTTTCTTGAAGAAGAGTTGGTTGCCATCCATGACGAGCAAAAGAGACTGGCCTGCCGTCGTGTAAAGATTGACAATATTCTAAAAAGGCTTCGTCGTGACGACGCGGTGAATGTCGATATTCCTTCTGAGGTTGCGTCCTCTTCGGCTTCATCCTCTAATGAAGAATCACCGGCTTCCCCTTCTAGTTGA
- the LOC116030464 gene encoding bZIP transcription factor TGA10: MTKTGIDHHQEDIDREREVEVTKSYILASYQTLFVAGYPFMDSNKNSLQQQNNLLQVSSGMVQPPSSSPSSSAVHTAPASAWGFINKDGNGAYDLGELDHALLLYLHNINAQDQQPSLFQHHKQNSELKPHTLDIFPSKPMHIGSSSAKPNCGSSSQPSKPKSDGGVNVVASASTSEPLKLPKCEESHAGSTSSGAQQDCAKTLDPKALRRLAQNREAARKSRLRKKAYVQQLESCRMKLTQLEQEIQRAWAQGIYFGGNSILGGEQGHPLSVANISSDAAIFDLEYARWLEEHHRLMTELRCAVEEHLPENEMRMYVDSAVAHFDEIINLKSMLAKSDVFHIFSGMWKTPAERCFMWVGGFRPSDLLKISVNQMEGVTEQQLVGLYGLQQSTQEAEEAISRSLEALNQSLSDSLLSSDTLSFTSHMGDYMAQMAAAMAKLSTLEAFLQQADNLRHQTVHRLHQMLLPRQAARCFLAIADYFHRLRALSSLWLTRPRQD, encoded by the exons ATGACTAAAACTGGGATTGATCATCATCAAGAAGAcatagatagagagagagaggttgaAGTAACCAAATCATATATACTAGCTAGCTATCAAACTCTCTTTGTTGCAGGATACCCTTTTATGGATTCCAACAAAAACAGTTTACAGCAGCAGAATAATCTTCTGCAGGTTTCTTCTGGAATGGTGCAACCGCCATCTTCTTCACCGTCGTCGTCTGCCGTTCACACAGCTCCGGCGTCGGCGTGGGGTTTCAT AAACAAAGACGGTAACGGAGCTTATGACTTGGGTGAATTAGATCATGCCCTTCTCCTCTACCTTCATAATATTAATGCTCAAGATCAACAACCCTCACTTTTCCAACACCATAAGC AAAATTCAGAGTTGAAACCACATACTCTGGACATTTTTCCTTCCAAACCCATGCATATCGGTTCTTCATCCGCAAag CCAAATTGTGGATCATCGTCTCAGCCGTCCAAACCAAAAAGCGACGGCGGCGTTAACGTTGTTGCTTCTGCTTCTACTTCTGAACCACTCAAACTTCCTAAG TGTGAAGAAAGCCATGCGGGTTCGACTTCATCAGGAGCTCAGCAAGATTGTGCAAAAACTCTGGATCCTAAG GCATTAAGGAGACTTGCTCAAAATAGGGAGGCAGCAAGGAAAAGCAGACTTAGAAAAAAG GCATATGTTCAGCAGCTGGAATCATGTAGGATGAAGCTCACTCAATTAGAGCAAGAAATACAACGAGCTTGGGCTCAA GGAATTTATTTTGGTGGAAATTCCATTTTAGGAGGAGAACAAGGCCATCCACTTTCTGTGGCCAACATAAGctcag ATGCTGCAATTTTTGACCTGGAGTACGCGAGGTGGCTGGAAGAGCACCACCGGCTGATGACGGAGCTGCGGTGTGCAGTGGAGGAGCATTTGCCGGAGAACGAGATGAGGATGTACGTGGACAGTGCTGTGGCGCATTTTGACGAGATAATCAACCTCAAGAGCATGTTAGCCAAATCCGACGTCTTCCATATCTTTTCCGGCATGTGGAAGACTCCAGCGGAGCGCTGCTTCATGTGGGTCGGAGGTTTCCGCCCCTCCGACCTTCTCAAG ATAAGTGTGAATCAGATGGAAGGTGTGACAGAACAGCAACTAGTAGGGTTATATGGACTGCAACAATCTACACAAGAAGCAGAAGAAGCCATATCACGAAGCTTGGAAGCTCTGAATCAGTCTCTCTCAGATTCATTATTGTCCTCTGATACGCTTAGCTTTACTTCCCACATGGGCGACTACATGGCCCAAATGGCTGCCGCCATGGCCAAACTCTCCACCCTCGAGGCTTTCCTTCAACAG GCTGACAATTTGAGGCACCAAACAGTGCATAGACTCCATCAAATGTTGTTGCCCCGTCAAGCTGCAAGGTGTTTTCTGGCCATTGCTGACTACTTCCATCGTCTCCGAGCTCTCAGCTCTCTCTGGCTAACTCGCCCTAGACAGGATTGA